A section of the Paenibacillus aurantius genome encodes:
- a CDS encoding NUDIX hydrolase, which translates to MKQVSVGCLITDGKAFLACHSTGNSFYDLPKGLPEPGETPIETCCREVEEETGLTPDPSLLVEEGVHAYLKNKDLHLFVWPQTPLPEVRTLHCRSTFLHPRTGKALPEVDGYKHVLFSEADAYMAKSMAAVLRTLNGSRLLP; encoded by the coding sequence ATGAAACAGGTATCGGTCGGATGTTTAATAACGGACGGGAAAGCGTTCCTGGCCTGTCATTCCACCGGCAATTCCTTCTACGACCTCCCCAAAGGACTTCCGGAGCCCGGGGAGACTCCAATCGAAACCTGCTGCCGGGAAGTCGAGGAGGAAACCGGGTTAACTCCGGACCCGAGCCTGCTTGTGGAGGAAGGGGTCCACGCCTATCTGAAGAACAAAGATCTTCACCTTTTTGTTTGGCCCCAGACTCCTTTGCCGGAGGTGCGCACCCTTCATTGCCGTTCCACCTTTCTCCATCCCAGAACCGGTAAAGCCTTGCCGGAAGTCGACGGGTACAAGCACGTGCTCTTCTCCGAGGCAGACGCTTATATGGCCAAAAGCATGGCAGCCGTTCTCCGAACCTTGAATGGCAGCCGGCTGCTGCCTTAA
- a CDS encoding phytoene/squalene synthase family protein → MKMLADTSRTFYIPISRLKPGLKEAVASAYLCMRAIDEIEDHPEMEDSLKIQLLKGIGQAFEKEGEQEIYAALDAFLAPYRDSIPEVSLRISDWASLCPTSIAPTVFRYIQEMSLGMAHWVERKWEIRTEEDLDQYTYCVAGAVGEMLSDLWAWYDDTKSDPVKAVAFGRGLQSVNILRNRSEDGTRGVNFFPEGWGMDEMVRYTRRNLKAADEYISELKKGPALDFCRIPLALAHATVNIIASGGSKLTRAKVLDIVARVRG, encoded by the coding sequence ATGAAGATGCTGGCTGATACAAGCCGCACCTTTTATATTCCAATCAGCCGGCTGAAGCCCGGCTTGAAGGAGGCCGTCGCCTCCGCCTACCTGTGCATGAGGGCGATCGACGAAATAGAAGACCATCCGGAGATGGAGGATTCGCTGAAGATTCAGCTTCTGAAGGGCATCGGACAAGCCTTTGAGAAAGAGGGCGAGCAGGAGATTTATGCGGCGCTGGATGCTTTTCTGGCCCCTTACCGGGACTCCATCCCGGAGGTCAGCCTAAGAATCAGCGACTGGGCTTCCTTGTGCCCGACCAGCATCGCTCCGACGGTTTTCCGCTATATCCAAGAGATGTCCCTCGGGATGGCTCATTGGGTGGAACGGAAGTGGGAGATCCGTACCGAAGAGGACCTGGACCAGTATACGTACTGCGTCGCGGGAGCGGTAGGCGAGATGCTGTCCGACCTGTGGGCGTGGTATGACGACACGAAGTCCGATCCCGTCAAGGCGGTCGCCTTCGGACGGGGCCTGCAGTCGGTCAATATTCTCCGCAACCGCTCGGAAGACGGCACCCGTGGAGTCAACTTCTTCCCCGAGGGATGGGGGATGGACGAGATGGTCCGCTACACCCGCCGGAATCTGAAAGCCGCGGACGAATACATCTCCGAGCTTAAGAAAGGACCGGCACTCGATTTCTGCCGGATTCCTCTGGCGCTTGCCCATGCTACGGTCAACATCATCGCGAGCGGCGGCAGCAAGCTGACCCGGGCCAAGGTGCTGGACATCGTCGCTCGGGTCAGGGGCTGA
- a CDS encoding ABC transporter substrate-binding protein, whose product MIIESQYLLLRGHFPGEEEQSVTLEGLTEIFECSGRNVNLILRKMQDQNWIDWLPGRGRGNKSRIRFRLRPESLVLQMARDQVEKGALQQAYELMDRYEGVYPQLKEQFSIWLTAKLGYQTVTKSGSVEDVLRIPFQKRIYSLDPACFAYCMEGQIIKHVYDRLVHYDAKTGTILPQLSYYWKPLENGAVGWTFYLRKGVLFHNGRELTAEDVRYSLERIRRGGGASPYKWLLEDVKSIEVLSRHRIRIELYEPNHLFMRCLSFDPASIVPADYFGGAYDASLPVGTGPFRVIQNDENKLVLEVWPDYFSTRAHLDRIEMWFMPYDREGSDSLQEDYQLLRSSCGGGYKGQPITDWEGVETVQRGSRLLVFNTVKEGPSQREAFRKALHYGLDRDRLISMYAAEVEPAFGFVPEQSPRFPNPYNPKLAKTYLEESGCAGMTIRLGIYAGSETDAQWFTESCRELGLKVEVIELLGNITSSDNRLSTDLFISEQGVEDDLAVSMLELFLSENGCFRMFLHPDMMEKAGSIIRRMRRETAKEAQEACALELTEWIRSRHAAIFLFHRHQRTSYHPSLKGLQLNAIGWFDFREVWFETGKAAGEDNEERQDAVYWGGEAG is encoded by the coding sequence ATGATCATCGAGAGCCAATATTTGCTTCTTCGCGGGCATTTTCCGGGGGAGGAAGAGCAATCCGTTACCCTCGAGGGACTGACGGAAATCTTCGAGTGCTCCGGCCGCAACGTCAACCTGATCCTTCGTAAAATGCAGGATCAGAACTGGATAGATTGGCTGCCCGGCCGGGGACGGGGAAACAAATCCCGCATTCGGTTCCGGCTGCGACCGGAATCGCTCGTCCTGCAGATGGCGCGGGACCAGGTGGAGAAAGGCGCTCTTCAGCAGGCCTATGAACTGATGGACCGGTATGAAGGAGTTTACCCTCAGTTGAAAGAGCAGTTCTCAATTTGGCTGACGGCCAAACTAGGGTATCAGACGGTAACCAAGAGCGGCAGTGTGGAGGACGTGCTGCGCATCCCTTTTCAGAAAAGGATCTATTCGCTGGATCCGGCCTGCTTCGCTTATTGCATGGAAGGGCAGATTATCAAGCATGTCTACGACCGGCTGGTCCACTATGATGCGAAGACCGGCACCATCCTTCCCCAACTTTCCTATTATTGGAAGCCGCTCGAGAACGGAGCGGTCGGATGGACCTTCTACCTACGCAAGGGCGTTCTCTTCCACAACGGCAGGGAGTTAACGGCGGAAGATGTGAGATATTCGCTGGAGCGCATTCGCCGGGGAGGGGGAGCTTCGCCGTATAAATGGCTTCTTGAGGATGTCAAATCGATAGAGGTTCTGAGCCGTCACCGAATCCGTATCGAGCTCTACGAGCCGAATCATCTGTTTATGCGGTGCCTCAGCTTTGATCCGGCCTCGATCGTCCCGGCTGACTATTTTGGGGGAGCCTACGACGCCAGCCTCCCGGTCGGAACCGGGCCTTTCCGGGTCATTCAGAATGACGAGAACAAGCTGGTGCTGGAGGTGTGGCCGGACTATTTTTCTACCCGGGCCCATTTGGACCGGATTGAAATGTGGTTTATGCCCTACGATCGGGAAGGTAGCGACTCCCTACAGGAAGACTACCAGCTTCTGCGAAGCTCCTGCGGCGGAGGTTACAAGGGACAGCCCATCACCGATTGGGAGGGGGTGGAGACCGTTCAGCGAGGCTCCCGCCTTCTTGTGTTCAACACGGTTAAGGAAGGACCGTCTCAACGGGAAGCCTTTCGCAAGGCCCTGCATTACGGACTGGACCGGGACCGGCTGATCTCGATGTATGCCGCCGAAGTGGAGCCGGCTTTCGGCTTCGTGCCCGAGCAGTCGCCGAGATTTCCGAATCCTTACAATCCGAAGTTGGCCAAAACCTATTTGGAGGAATCCGGCTGTGCCGGTATGACCATCCGGCTTGGAATATATGCCGGCAGTGAAACGGATGCCCAATGGTTCACGGAGTCCTGCCGGGAGCTGGGCTTGAAAGTGGAAGTAATCGAGCTTCTTGGGAATATAACGAGCAGCGACAACCGGTTGAGTACGGATCTTTTTATCAGCGAGCAGGGGGTAGAGGACGATCTCGCTGTCTCGATGCTGGAGCTGTTCCTTTCGGAGAACGGCTGCTTCCGGATGTTCCTGCATCCGGATATGATGGAGAAAGCCGGTTCCATCATCCGCCGGATGAGACGGGAAACGGCCAAGGAAGCCCAAGAAGCATGCGCCCTTGAACTGACCGAGTGGATCCGGAGCCGGCACGCGGCGATCTTTCTGTTTCACCGCCACCAGCGGACGAGTTATCATCCCTCCTTGAAGGGCCTGCAGCTGAACGCCATTGGCTGGTTCGATTTCCGCGAAGTTTGGTTTGAAACCGGGAAAGCCGCCGGCGAGGACAACGAAGAGCGGCAGGATGCCGTGTATTGGGGAGGAGAAGCGGGATGA
- a CDS encoding extracellular solute-binding protein, which produces MKRESEFRYTKLAGILREQILSGYIKPGQFLMSENELCRHYAMSRTSVRKSLEELLKEGLIVKKVGQGTIVSPDLAIEPSNKKVLRILATSPSHFMDSCMPFIIEEFEKQNPHVEVKCLSFPTSDFWESIRSSSQIGLQADIVFAGDRQFSEMEEAGPFLDLREPFKDVLPEIYPDLRKTFESGMQMPAIPVTFSPVYLVYNPKLFHKHDIPLPKHDWTKEDFLRAAQRLTIDTDGDGIIDQYGLTLSCSLNRWPLLALQNGVDFTGSIDREGLVKTLTFIHDLLYRYRIATLSPRYLINSEAFIRQKAGMVLTTSIELAGWRKETLPFEPMVASMPFGERKASLLIANAMMIPAASEEEELAIRFLKTALDPAIQERISREHKFLSVLQPVNDAVYSPTELTPLNIEGSRIVNSHFLHELFTDFSVMEEIEAEMELFWSGLESAVHFADRMVTMIESRLTPSSQ; this is translated from the coding sequence ATGAAACGTGAGAGTGAATTTCGCTATACCAAACTGGCCGGCATTCTGAGGGAGCAGATCCTCTCCGGCTATATCAAGCCCGGGCAGTTTCTGATGTCCGAGAACGAGTTGTGCCGCCACTACGCCATGAGCCGCACGTCCGTGCGCAAATCGCTGGAGGAGCTGCTGAAGGAAGGCTTGATCGTCAAGAAGGTCGGTCAAGGAACCATCGTTTCCCCCGACCTGGCCATCGAACCGTCCAACAAAAAGGTTCTGCGCATCCTGGCGACCTCTCCGTCCCATTTCATGGATTCGTGCATGCCTTTCATTATCGAAGAATTCGAGAAGCAGAATCCGCATGTGGAGGTCAAATGCCTGAGCTTTCCGACAAGCGACTTCTGGGAATCCATTCGCTCGAGCAGCCAGATCGGTCTTCAGGCGGACATTGTCTTCGCGGGGGACCGCCAATTCAGCGAGATGGAGGAAGCCGGCCCTTTCCTTGACTTGAGGGAGCCCTTTAAGGATGTGCTGCCCGAGATTTATCCGGATCTGCGCAAAACCTTCGAGTCCGGGATGCAGATGCCTGCCATTCCCGTTACCTTCTCGCCGGTCTATCTCGTCTATAACCCGAAGCTGTTTCACAAGCACGATATTCCGCTTCCGAAGCATGACTGGACCAAGGAGGATTTTCTGAGAGCCGCCCAGCGTCTGACCATCGATACGGATGGAGACGGCATTATTGACCAATACGGCTTGACTCTCTCCTGCTCCCTTAACCGCTGGCCTCTGCTTGCCTTGCAGAATGGCGTCGATTTTACGGGATCGATCGACCGGGAGGGCCTCGTGAAGACGCTCACCTTTATTCACGATTTGCTGTACCGCTACCGGATCGCTACCCTGTCTCCCCGGTATTTGATCAATTCGGAAGCCTTTATCCGTCAGAAAGCGGGAATGGTGCTGACCACCTCCATCGAGCTGGCCGGATGGCGCAAGGAGACCCTTCCGTTCGAGCCCATGGTCGCTTCCATGCCTTTCGGGGAGCGCAAGGCCTCTCTGCTCATCGCCAACGCAATGATGATCCCGGCCGCTTCAGAGGAAGAGGAGCTGGCTATCCGTTTTCTCAAAACGGCGCTTGATCCGGCCATCCAAGAACGCATCAGCCGGGAGCACAAGTTTCTTTCGGTGCTGCAGCCTGTCAACGACGCCGTCTACAGCCCAACCGAGCTTACCCCGCTCAACATTGAGGGAAGCCGGATCGTCAACAGTCATTTCCTTCACGAGCTGTTCACCGATTTCAGTGTGATGGAAGAGATCGAAGCGGAAATGGAGCTCTTTTGGTCCGGTCTCGAATCCGCCGTTCATTTTGCGGACCGGATGGTGACGATGATCGAAAGCCGTCTAACCCCTTCTTCCCAATAA
- a CDS encoding ParB/RepB/Spo0J family partition protein encodes MEIIDIPSHLIEEDKDQPRNQFDEEALQELMKSIEELGLLSPIKVRTVAGGRYKIIYGNRRYKACMRLGLPSIPCIVSTADNELEIYLEQVAENLNRESFNPVEEAEAFHKLMNDPKFSSSVKFLSSKLGKPETYIKHKLDLLNFGPSVRKLVVSGSEIRKDRLTEEQLLPLKDLPLEYRDPLAKIAARDELPVSDVKKIARLFKDKELSDNTKGKLLYKNGSELLETWSIRQQNKAKRQEPAAPQPSKETKIEKQGTGVPDAQEKEAAPPSKPSSAGSVAGSPAGPSFLSPMDKLLELLAAEDHSSFRYKEAAQAAAELEAADRETAASAIGDLIVRLENELIEWKALQERMAKEPAE; translated from the coding sequence ATGGAAATCATCGACATCCCCTCCCATTTGATCGAGGAGGACAAAGATCAGCCCCGTAACCAATTCGATGAGGAAGCCCTCCAGGAACTCATGAAAAGCATTGAGGAATTGGGCTTGCTCTCCCCCATCAAAGTAAGAACGGTCGCAGGCGGCCGATACAAGATCATTTACGGCAACCGCCGGTACAAGGCATGCATGAGACTGGGTCTTCCTTCCATTCCCTGCATCGTTTCGACGGCCGATAACGAGCTGGAGATTTATTTGGAGCAGGTCGCCGAGAATCTGAACCGCGAGAGCTTTAATCCGGTCGAAGAAGCGGAAGCCTTTCACAAGTTGATGAATGATCCCAAATTCAGTTCCTCGGTTAAATTCCTTTCCAGCAAGCTCGGCAAGCCCGAGACGTACATCAAGCACAAGCTGGATCTGCTCAACTTCGGACCCTCCGTCCGCAAGCTCGTCGTAAGCGGCTCCGAAATCCGCAAGGACCGGCTGACGGAAGAGCAGCTTCTTCCCCTTAAGGATCTTCCGCTCGAATACCGCGATCCGCTCGCCAAAATCGCCGCACGGGACGAGCTGCCGGTCAGCGACGTGAAGAAAATCGCCCGGCTGTTCAAGGATAAGGAGCTGTCCGACAATACCAAAGGCAAGCTCCTGTACAAGAACGGGAGCGAGCTGCTGGAAACGTGGTCCATCCGTCAGCAGAACAAGGCCAAGAGGCAAGAGCCCGCCGCGCCCCAGCCTTCTAAAGAGACCAAGATAGAGAAGCAGGGCACAGGGGTACCGGATGCCCAGGAGAAAGAAGCGGCTCCCCCTTCGAAGCCATCTTCCGCCGGGTCCGTTGCCGGTTCACCGGCTGGGCCGTCTTTCTTGTCTCCGATGGACAAGCTCCTTGAGCTTCTTGCGGCGGAAGACCACTCGTCCTTCCGTTACAAGGAAGCGGCTCAGGCCGCAGCGGAGCTGGAAGCGGCCGACCGGGAGACCGCGGCTTCCGCAATAGGCGACCTGATCGTCCGGCTGGAGAACGAGCTAATCGAATGGAAAGCTCTGCAAGAGCGGATGGCCAAGGAGCCGGCCGAGTGA
- a CDS encoding RNA polymerase sigma factor, producing the protein MIHWTVNPAEEAPADNKSLEQLHSAVSRYCLAITGSTWDAEDLAQDTWIKAMALAQGTAAHRNPEALLRRIAKNTWIDQGRRKTVYRRILHQLTRSDSFTEEPFDDLDAMVRSLVHHLSPLQRVVFLLRDVYGYNSLEVSHLLNTSEGAVKAALHRARLSLSKVREDVALEAEHSEEGEDMKAFLRSLAAAIRSEDVDRVVHLAQMDAVPPGTAVRAVQTQLLRQARSATRRTGSAPTALLAA; encoded by the coding sequence ATGATCCATTGGACCGTCAACCCGGCAGAAGAAGCCCCTGCCGATAACAAAAGCCTAGAGCAGCTTCATTCTGCTGTTAGCCGTTACTGCCTGGCCATTACCGGATCGACGTGGGATGCCGAGGACCTGGCTCAGGACACGTGGATAAAAGCCATGGCGCTTGCCCAAGGAACGGCCGCTCACCGTAACCCGGAAGCCCTGCTAAGGAGAATTGCCAAAAATACGTGGATTGACCAAGGCCGAAGAAAAACCGTTTACCGTCGTATCCTGCATCAGCTGACCCGGAGCGATTCGTTCACCGAGGAGCCCTTTGACGATCTGGATGCGATGGTCCGCTCGCTCGTCCACCATCTATCCCCTTTGCAGCGGGTGGTCTTCCTGCTGAGAGATGTTTACGGCTATAACAGCCTGGAGGTCTCCCATCTTCTGAACACCTCGGAAGGGGCAGTCAAGGCCGCGCTTCACCGCGCCAGGCTCTCCCTCAGCAAGGTGCGGGAGGATGTGGCCCTGGAGGCTGAGCATTCCGAAGAGGGAGAGGACATGAAAGCCTTCCTTCGCTCCTTGGCGGCTGCCATCCGCAGCGAAGATGTCGACCGTGTCGTTCACTTGGCCCAAATGGATGCCGTCCCCCCGGGAACCGCCGTACGTGCCGTCCAAACGCAGCTTCTCCGTCAAGCCCGTTCGGCAACACGAAGAACGGGAAGCGCACCAACCGCTTTACTCGCAGCCTAG
- a CDS encoding MATE family efflux transporter — MSASPPQKNRPSLTEGPIARTLLFFSLPILLGNVLQSLNGSINAIWIGNFLGETALAATSNSNLIMFFLISAIFGLAMASVILVGQNLGARRVDEAKKVVGTSTVFFLILSLIVTGIGLTFSHWILQAMNTPPDAQALAVAYTRVLFAGVPFMFGFNLVMAVLRGSGDAKTPFYFLLLSAVLDIALNPLLIEGIGPFPRMGIAGSATATFIAQLVSFAALILFLYRRKYFLRITAEELHLLRINWTIVKTTVKKGVPMGLNMIVVSLSNLVLIHLVNSYGSEAAAAFGVAGQLSSYVQMPAMAVGGAVTSMAAQNIGAGLWDRVSRVTWTGVAFNITLTGLLVLILHLFNRQALGLFLPSTGKAMEMGMVINNLTLWSFILFGIFNVVAGVVRSSGSVVVPLVISFIALLLVRNPLAVFLGHHYGFEAIWWSFPVGFAVAAGLNLLYYRFGSWRKARMVAEPRPA, encoded by the coding sequence ATGTCCGCATCGCCACCGCAAAAAAACCGTCCCTCACTAACCGAGGGGCCTATCGCCCGCACCTTGCTTTTCTTCTCGCTGCCTATTCTGCTCGGAAATGTTCTTCAGTCGCTGAACGGCTCGATCAATGCCATCTGGATAGGAAATTTCCTCGGGGAGACGGCTTTGGCCGCCACCTCCAACTCGAACCTCATCATGTTTTTTCTGATTAGCGCCATTTTCGGTCTGGCTATGGCCTCGGTCATCCTGGTCGGGCAGAACCTGGGAGCCCGGCGGGTCGACGAAGCGAAGAAAGTAGTCGGCACGAGCACCGTATTCTTCCTTATTCTTTCCTTGATCGTAACCGGAATCGGCTTGACGTTCTCCCACTGGATTCTGCAAGCGATGAACACTCCTCCCGATGCCCAAGCATTAGCCGTCGCTTATACCCGGGTGCTGTTTGCCGGGGTTCCGTTTATGTTCGGGTTTAATCTGGTCATGGCGGTTTTGCGGGGATCGGGAGATGCCAAAACTCCCTTTTACTTCCTGCTGCTCTCAGCCGTTCTGGATATTGCGCTGAATCCCCTGCTTATTGAGGGGATCGGCCCCTTTCCGAGAATGGGGATAGCCGGTTCCGCCACGGCTACGTTCATCGCCCAGCTGGTCAGCTTTGCCGCGCTTATCCTTTTTCTATACCGCCGGAAGTATTTCCTGCGCATCACGGCCGAGGAGCTGCATCTTCTGCGCATCAATTGGACAATCGTCAAGACGACGGTCAAAAAAGGGGTCCCCATGGGCCTCAACATGATAGTCGTTTCCCTAAGCAACCTGGTGCTGATTCATCTGGTCAATTCCTATGGCTCCGAAGCGGCGGCCGCCTTCGGCGTGGCGGGTCAGCTGTCGAGCTACGTCCAGATGCCGGCTATGGCGGTGGGCGGAGCGGTGACTTCGATGGCGGCCCAGAATATAGGAGCCGGGCTCTGGGACCGTGTGTCCCGGGTTACCTGGACGGGAGTTGCCTTCAACATTACCCTGACGGGACTGCTGGTCCTTATCCTTCACCTCTTCAACCGTCAGGCACTGGGTTTGTTCCTTCCCTCGACCGGAAAAGCGATGGAAATGGGCATGGTTATCAATAACTTGACCCTCTGGTCGTTTATTCTGTTCGGTATCTTCAATGTCGTGGCGGGAGTGGTTCGTTCGTCGGGCTCGGTTGTCGTGCCGCTGGTCATCTCGTTTATCGCCCTGCTGCTCGTCCGCAATCCGCTCGCGGTATTCCTCGGACACCATTACGGCTTTGAGGCGATCTGGTGGAGCTTTCCGGTCGGATTCGCGGTCGCGGCCGGCCTTAATTTGCTCTATTACCGGTTCGGCAGCTGGAGAAAGGCCCGGATGGTCGCAGAGCCCCGACCGGCATAA
- a CDS encoding YkgJ family cysteine cluster protein, whose translation MECRTGCAACCIAISISSPIPGMPQGKPAGVRCVQLTEDNRCKLFGREQRPAVCRSLTASVEMCGASDEEAFQILAQLERATAPATR comes from the coding sequence ATGGAATGCCGTACCGGATGCGCCGCTTGCTGCATCGCCATTTCGATCTCATCGCCCATTCCGGGAATGCCGCAAGGAAAGCCGGCAGGCGTCCGATGCGTCCAGCTTACCGAGGATAACCGATGCAAGCTGTTCGGCCGGGAGCAACGTCCCGCCGTTTGCAGGAGCTTGACCGCATCGGTTGAGATGTGCGGAGCGTCCGACGAGGAGGCCTTCCAAATTCTCGCCCAGCTTGAGAGAGCTACGGCTCCGGCGACCCGTTGA
- the clpP gene encoding ATP-dependent Clp endopeptidase proteolytic subunit ClpP produces MTYIPYVVEQTGRGERSYDIYSRLLKDRIVFLGAAIDDQVANSITAQLLFLAAEDPEKEISLYINSPGGSTSAGFAIYDTMQFVKPAVHTICTGFAASFAAILLLAGEKGKRFALPNSEIMIHQPHGGAQGQASDIAISAKRILSIRAKANQITAERTGQPLEKVERDMDRDYFMSAEEAREYGIIDEVITTL; encoded by the coding sequence ATGACTTATATTCCTTACGTGGTGGAGCAAACCGGTCGGGGAGAAAGATCGTACGATATCTATTCCCGTCTGCTGAAGGACCGGATTGTCTTTCTTGGAGCCGCCATCGACGACCAGGTGGCGAACAGCATCACCGCCCAGCTTCTGTTTCTGGCGGCGGAAGATCCCGAGAAAGAAATTTCGCTTTACATCAACAGCCCCGGGGGCTCTACCTCGGCAGGCTTCGCCATCTATGACACGATGCAGTTTGTGAAGCCGGCGGTACACACGATCTGCACCGGGTTTGCGGCCTCCTTTGCCGCAATCCTGCTCCTGGCGGGAGAGAAGGGCAAACGTTTTGCCCTTCCGAACAGCGAGATCATGATTCACCAGCCACATGGAGGGGCTCAAGGACAGGCAAGCGACATTGCGATCAGCGCGAAGAGGATTCTGAGCATTCGGGCCAAGGCCAATCAGATCACGGCCGAACGGACCGGGCAGCCGCTGGAGAAGGTGGAGCGCGATATGGACCGCGATTATTTCATGTCGGCGGAGGAAGCCAGGGAATACGGGATCATTGACGAGGTCATTACCACCTTGTAA
- a CDS encoding DUF4091 domain-containing protein: MEPISLETRLVSSLVKVFADEELKAEPWMAGTALRNETYSFQVAYRCGHLTKPLFVKASTSGGSSITLREIGLVPSEMPCYHRHDEGILRSTPGLYPDPLLPIKEGRVVGPPQQWRSVWVTVHPGGESKGGEEAIHIVFTSGDGEKAAEETFTLTRLEADLPKQRLLHTEWFHADCLATYYGDEVFSEKHWVRIRQFIRTAAEHGMNMILTPLFTPPLDTEVGGERPTVQLVDVKKTGSAYSFGYERLERWISLCEEEGIPYLEMSHLFTQWGAKHAPKIIAEVDGTLQQIFGWDTDAAGPEYEAFLDAFLPDLIAFLQRTGWEDKCYFHISDEPNLSHLESYSKASALIRKHLDQYPIIDALSDATFYDKGLVKQPIPANNHIEPFVERKLDELWTYYCCSQHIDVPNRFFHMPSSRNRIMGVLSYVYNLKGFLHWGYNFWYSQYSKYPIDPYRVTDAGHAFPSGDAFLVYPGEDGPVESIRLEVMSEALQDLRALELLEETRGREKVLALIEQELGSGLSMTSYPLEERALLNFREKVNREIASAS, from the coding sequence ATGGAACCGATTTCCTTGGAAACCCGGCTGGTTTCCTCACTTGTTAAAGTTTTTGCGGATGAGGAGCTGAAGGCCGAGCCTTGGATGGCGGGGACCGCCTTAAGGAACGAAACCTACTCGTTCCAGGTCGCTTACCGGTGCGGCCACTTGACCAAGCCTCTATTCGTCAAGGCCTCTACGAGCGGCGGCTCGAGCATCACGCTTCGCGAAATTGGCCTGGTGCCATCCGAGATGCCTTGCTATCACCGGCATGACGAGGGAATTCTGCGCAGCACCCCCGGCTTGTATCCGGATCCTCTTCTTCCGATAAAGGAAGGCCGGGTAGTCGGTCCTCCCCAGCAGTGGAGATCGGTCTGGGTGACCGTTCATCCTGGCGGGGAAAGCAAGGGCGGGGAAGAGGCCATACATATTGTCTTCACCTCCGGGGACGGAGAAAAGGCTGCAGAGGAGACCTTTACCTTGACCCGGCTCGAAGCCGATCTGCCGAAGCAGCGGCTCCTGCATACCGAATGGTTCCATGCGGACTGCCTCGCCACCTATTATGGGGACGAAGTGTTCAGCGAGAAGCACTGGGTCCGGATCCGGCAGTTTATTCGCACGGCGGCCGAGCACGGAATGAACATGATCCTGACTCCTTTGTTTACGCCCCCGCTTGATACCGAGGTGGGAGGAGAACGGCCGACGGTTCAGCTGGTCGACGTGAAGAAGACGGGCAGCGCCTACAGCTTTGGCTATGAGAGGCTGGAACGTTGGATCTCCCTATGCGAAGAAGAAGGCATCCCTTATTTGGAAATGTCCCATCTGTTCACCCAATGGGGAGCCAAGCACGCCCCCAAAATTATAGCGGAAGTGGATGGAACCCTGCAGCAAATCTTTGGCTGGGACACCGACGCGGCCGGTCCGGAATACGAAGCTTTTCTCGATGCCTTTCTCCCGGATTTGATCGCTTTTCTTCAGCGGACCGGATGGGAAGACAAATGTTATTTTCATATATCGGACGAACCGAACTTGTCCCATTTGGAGTCGTACTCCAAAGCAAGCGCTCTCATCCGGAAGCATCTGGACCAATATCCCATTATCGATGCTTTGTCGGACGCAACCTTCTATGATAAAGGACTCGTCAAGCAGCCCATTCCCGCCAACAATCATATCGAGCCTTTCGTGGAAAGAAAGCTGGATGAGCTGTGGACCTATTATTGCTGCTCCCAGCATATCGATGTTCCCAACCGGTTCTTCCATATGCCGTCTTCGCGAAACCGGATCATGGGCGTTCTGTCCTACGTCTATAACCTAAAAGGCTTCCTGCATTGGGGCTATAATTTCTGGTATTCGCAGTATTCCAAGTATCCCATTGATCCTTACCGGGTGACCGATGCCGGACATGCGTTTCCTTCCGGGGATGCCTTCCTCGTTTATCCGGGAGAGGATGGGCCGGTTGAGTCCATCCGGCTGGAAGTGATGTCGGAGGCGCTGCAGGATCTGCGCGCGCTGGAGCTTCTTGAAGAAACGCGGGGCAGGGAGAAGGTGCTTGCCTTGATCGAGCAAGAGCTGGGAAGCGGCTTAAGCATGACGAGCTATCCGCTTGAAGAACGCGCTCTGTTGAACTTCCGGGAGAAGGTTAACCGCGAAATTGCCTCGGCATCCTAA